The nucleotide window AGTATTCGTGGTATGCGCAATAAGAACAGAATTGGTACCACCATCCAAAGTCAAGACACTTGGATTTATCAGCATCCATGTAGCCAGCAGATTTATCAGCATCCATGCTGTCACTTGTTCAGTCGAAACATCCATGGTATGTGCAATAGAAACAGAGACCAATCTGTTCAGACACTTCGATTTATTCAGAACTGGTAGCAACACTTCGATTTAATCAGCATCGATTCATTGAGAACTGGTAGCACCCCTTCCATAGTCAAGACACTACGATTTATTCAGCATCGATGTAGCCATGAGTTTTATCTTCTCGTGCACACTAGTATACAAAGATCCTACACTTACAGCATACACATAAGAGAAGAGACATCTCTTGGACGCTAAATAACTTACAAGATAGGTACACAAAAAGTTCAGAAAAGACATCTCTCGCGTGTGTTCTTCAATCACAGCATTGAAGAACTACGACCATATATATAATAACTTAAGACTAGTAAAGACGCATACGAGTATACTATCCCCATCACTACCTAAGAGTATCTCTATGACGTGGGCTACAAAAAGCACTAAACTTTGTAACCTGAAACTAATAGATACACGCGCGAACAGAAGCGCAAACTGAAAACCTTTGATGTGATATATTTACATCTAAACCTCGGAGATCAAGCTCTCAAATGATGCCGACAGGTTGACGGCGATGCCCTCCAGGGTTTTGCCCCGCAAGCGCGACCTTGCAACCCTGCGTTGCTTGGGCGCGCCGGGGCCGTCCTCGTCGTCGCCGGTTTCCTCGTCTCTAAAAACAGACTTCGCCGACGGCGTTGAAAACTTGAAATGCAGCTCTCTAGCAACAATTGTCTGCAAAGACGGGATTGAAAAACAAATGTTAGATTTCGACAGGAGCCAAGATGTAGTTCGGGTCAGGAGAGGAGTGAAgtgaaaggatcaaaattcttaccGCTTCGTTGACTGGTTTTGACACCAGGAGGAGCTGCCTCAGGTCACTGTGGTTCACCTTACACAGGATTTTAATCTGCGAGATTTTAACAAACTGAGATAAGCAACACAAAGAGAACCCAAAATCTGGATTGAATCGTAGTACGCTCGAGTGAGAACAGTGAGTCAGTGACAGTCACTTTTTTTTGAATGGATCGTTCGACAGGGGAAAGAATAGATGGAACTGGGCATAAGAAACAGATCCAAGAGCAATTACCAGAACATCTTGCGGCAGCGACTCAATGAGGTTGACGGCGTCGTCCATGTGGAACCGAACGCTGCGCTGCTTGCGCAGGGTGCGCACCGGCGAGTGCGGGCTCCGGGAGCCTGGAGTCGGCGAGACGGCGACTCTCTTCCTCCCGAAGATTCTTGTGCTGCTCCTGCAGTTTGAGAAGCTCAAGCTCGTGGCAAGAGAGCCCTTCTTCGCGTCGCCCTGTCCAATTGCCATTTCACCTTTCGCTTGTTATAAACCCTACTGTTCTCTGTGTCTGGCGATTCAAAAAGATCTCCAATCGGAAATCTTGTAATGAAGATTATCTGCATGGGATTGGAGATAAGAATCAACACCTTGAAAATAAAACAACTAGATTCACAAATTTCCATAAAAAAAACCAAAACCGAAAGGATAATAGGGGAAGGTAAACAGAGCTAGCCGCCAAAGGGACACAAGCCGATGCAGAAACCGCAATTGAGAATCAGCAGCAAGATCACGAATCAGTCATCTGTAATCCaatcccgcccccccccccccccccccccccccctctcagcACAAGCAATCAGACTGTCAGACTACAAAAAGGGGGAAAAAACAGAACAGAAAACGGCAGGGGCGGATGAACAGGAAACGAAGTCAGGGGCCGGCGGTCCCGCTCCCGCCTCCGCCCCTCGCCCCTCGCCGGCTCGCCCCCTCGGCCCCTCCCCCTCCGGCGCCTGCGCGGTCGCGCGGCTATGCCAGGCCGCCAGCTGCCCAAGCCGGCGCCAGGCCATCCCCTGCTCAGGCCCTGCTTTACGTGTACATGAAAGAAACGAACGCCAAATCGAAATAGGGTTTCGAGATCGGGAGGAAAATTTACCTGTTCTTCCGCTCTCAATTCCAAACTCCGCCTTCTCCTCTCGATAATGATCAAACAACAACCTGGGATGTTTCCCCCTAATGCTAAGCAACGAAACCTGCGGCGAACGCTGGAGGACCAAACCTTGACGAGGTAAATTAGGAAACAGCTGCCTCCCCTTCTCCGTTTTTATAGTAGCCCCGTATTTGCTCCTCTGCGGGGGAACCTGCCTAGAAAAGTCCTCCGCGCAGGGGCCTTTCTAGAAAATTACAGGAACCGCCAGTATCCAAGGCTGCTTCGTGCACGGAGTATTTTTCACCTCACGCGCCGGGTTCTGGGCTGGCATGCGGGTCCGGGGGTTCTGGGCCCCATACGTCGGTGTCTTGGGGGTCGAgagaggaggcggtggagcgGTGCGGGATTTACGGGAGTAGTTTTTTCGAAATCGACAGGGGTTGGCGCGCAGCTCGTGCGGGGCGAGGACCGCGTGGGATCGGACGGCATGGGGAGCTGGCGGACCGGCTACGTGGCACGATCGCATGGGTCCGGGAACTAGCCGTTGGGGCGCGGGTGGTGGGAcgtggcccggcggcggcgactGGGAGGGGTTGGTGACGTGGTGGCTGACCGGCGGCGATTGGATCGCCACGCAAAAAAGAAACGCCCACGCGAGTAAGTCGGTGGAGGTCGGTCTGTCGCCGCCCACCGGCCGGTTTATCGCCGCGTGTATTTCGAATTGTTCTTCGTGTTCTTTGTTTGTTTAAATTTCCGATAGACATGGGACACCTAGCCTTGAGTTGTAAGGCACTGTTATTTCGGGTAGTAAATTAGGGAGCAAAGCGCGCACGGCTGCACGTGGCGTTGGATTGGACGCAGGTTTGTTTAACTTTCGCGTACGTGGACTGGATTATTGGGGAAATTTAGACTGGATTAATGGGGAATTTTACGGCCTGTTTGGTTTGCCGAATCAGTCAATCTGAAGTCAGCCCATCACAGACGATGTCGTCCGCCGATTTTGCGGGAAATGAATCGGTCCCAGCAGATAACGTTGGCCTTgtttgtttgaacttatcagctttgATTTATCAGGTATGGTACtgtgtttttctcttataacaaatcaACAAACAGTACTTTTCAATTTGTCTTTTTGTTGAAGCGAACATGGCTGTTGTTGGTAGCTTAGCGACGGCGACTTCATGACGGACGGGTTCGTTTTGtggtcccgttcgctggtctgaaacttggctgaaattaGCTAAAAatcactgttctgactgaaatgttgtgaaagaaaaatattgttccagctaaaaaagaagtcgaacaagccaagttttagaccagccgAACGCCCCTGTGTTGCAAACTAAACGAAAATATTAACTTCGGATAGAGGAGCGGATGATTCCGAACCAACATTACGCTAACCAAACACGCTATTAGAGCATGCATCGTTTCTCGTTGTCCATGTGTTTGGCTTTGATTAATGAGAGGCTTGATTCATTTATTGTCATTATTACTTCTGCCCAGAGAACAAAATCCAGTAATACCGATTACTTTCGGAAAGAAACTAATGCTACATTTGAGTGTTCATGCGTTCAGATTTttatcagtctgttcgcttgatagtaaatttctagttaaaatagtatttttttctcacaccaaattagTCAGCAATAATAATTCTTGATCATATATGATCGTTTCATACCCAGCCGAACGGGCTGTATTTTGACACCTTTTTTGCGATTGTAATTTCAGTCGTCGCATTTTGACCACGTCTACGGTAGCACACACGAGTCAAATACTGCGCGAGGACTGCGTCAAAGAAAAACTTGCCGGCCGGGGTAGTGGCCTAGTGGGGCGAGCCTCCGTGTCCGTAGGCCGGTTTGGTTCCGTGGAGCGGCTTCGACCAATCTTTTGCTACGTTCACACGTTTATCAGCTAGTATTTTTCTTTCGTACAAACAAACCTATAACCTATAAGGCTAGTCTCAATAAGAATTTCATAGAATTTTATGgacattaaatatgctgacatgacACTATCTTGGTGAAGAGAGATGATAAAAGAAATATGCTGACATGACACTGTCTTGGTGAAGAGAGAgatgataaaagtttcatgggagtagagaaagtttcatggggatgaaactctctgcactgtttccaaaatatgGGTGTGTTGAAAACTGAGAGATGAAAccccccactgagactggcctaactAGGCGTGAGAGGCAGAAATCCTGGGAAG belongs to Miscanthus floridulus cultivar M001 chromosome 4, ASM1932011v1, whole genome shotgun sequence and includes:
- the LOC136552545 gene encoding F-box protein At1g61340-like: MAIGQGDAKKGSLATSLSFSNCRSSTRIFGRKRVAVSPTPGSRSPHSPVRTLRKQRSVRFHMDDAVNLIESLPQDVLIKILCKVNHSDLRQLLLVSKPVNEATIVARELHFKFSTPSAKSVFRDEETGDDEDGPGAPKQRRVARSRLRGKTLEGIAVNLSASFESLISEV